A region of the Candidatus Bathyarchaeum sp. genome:
TGAACAAACTTGGACTAAATGAGTTACCAGCTAAAATTCGGCATTTTAATCTAATTGCTTTTCTTTGATTTTAATAGTGATATTAATATCAATTACTTTTTCCATTTTTGTTTTTTTGTTGTGCAATTGAATGGAATGATTTATATTATGGTACAAATGTTATAACATGTACTTGTTATCCAGATTATATCTGCTGATTTAAAATAACCAATTTACAGGTTTAGTATAAAAATGATGCCTACTAACAAAAAGGGCAGAATATTTTCTTGCTTCTTCCTTACGTTATTTCCAATAATAGCCCAAGCAAACAAGATCAGGAAAGGGTCTGAAACGTTATGAATCTCAAAAAAATGTTAGCTTCTTCTTGTCGACAAAAAATTGTAATATATCTGTCACACGTTGAAAAAACTAACATCATGAAACTTGTACGAAAGATCAATAGTACATACAATGAAGTTGACCGTAATCTACAGATTCTAGAAGCTGAAGGCATAGTCGGGTCACATCGTGTTAGGCATCAGCGTATTCTCACGTTAAATTATGCAAACAAAAAAACAGCAACATTACTAGAGGCATTAACATTACTCGACAAACTAACCGCCACCTGTAATCAATCCAATTGTGAACGCCCAAAAATTGAGACCTAACCTCATCCTGATGTGATGACTTCTTTTTAGTAACTTTTTAACCCAGTCCCTTAGCTGAGCCTGATAGAGTATGACACAAAAACATTAATTTAAAATCAATTCATTACTAGTCTTTCAGGATTTGATGAACGTCATCACGAAAAACATTTTTTAAATGCGATATGCGAATAAAAAACCAAAAAATATGTGACTTATTCAGTTATTGAATTTTCTACTTCTGAAAATATTCGTTTTGCTTAAAAGCTCTTAACATCTTATTCTTATTTTACATGGGGGTTTTTATCTGAATCTTGAAAGAATTTTAGCCTCATCAAGTAGGCAAAAAATATTGCTAGAACTGTCAAAAATAAAGTCAGTCAACATAATGGGACTTGTGCGAGCAATAAACAGCACGTACATTGAAGTGAATAGAAACATCAAAATCCTAGAAAAGGAAGGCTTAATCACGGATCAACGTGTAGGCCGTATGAGAATCATCAAATTAAACCGTGAAAATCAAAAAACAATGTTGCTCTTACAAGCTTTAAACATACTTTCTAAACAATCAATGACAAAAAATTCCCGTAACGATTTGTCTTCCCCCCTCACTGAACTGAAAATAACATCTCGATAATAAAAATAATCGATAGCTCTGATAATACTTTAACAAATAACAGTTGTTATTCAAAGCATGAGAGGGAGCTGACAATAATCGAAACCTTGGGTAATAAAATATTTCTTGCATTTAATAGAGGGTTGCACATAATCACTGCATGTAATTCATCAGAAAATGCTAAATCAAGTAAATTGGCAATTTTCTGTGATCAAATCATTGACAGCACGATAGTGGGGGGCATAACAGGAATTTCAGCTTATATTTCAGCCGGTGAAAGTGCTTCAGTCAATTCAGGTTTACTTGCTTTTTTGCTTACATTCTTGATAAAAATGAAGGAATACCGAAACATCAAGTAAACATTACTTCTTAAAAACTATTCACCCTGATCCCCTTCTTTTTTCCATAAACTACTTTTTTAATTTTAAATATCAAAATCCCTTCAATAACATTAAATACAGTCCCTGATTCAAACGATAATCGACGGGCTGGTAGTTCAGTCTGGTACGAACGCTGCCTTCGCATGTGAAAAATACAGAAAAAGGCAGAAGCCGCGGGTTCAATTCCCGCCCAGTCCACCATTTCTAGGTTTTTAATGAGGGGGTTTTAATAGCTGTCGTTTCTTGAGTTTGCAGCCGCCACCAGTTTCCAAGTCGGGAATAAACAAGCTGTGCAGGAATTATGTTAATCAAGGCTTGTGTACTGTTCATTATTGCTAGGGCAGGTAGGATTCCAACTACAACATTCACGGGCATATTATAGAACACTGGAAGCAGGAAATAGTTTGCAACGGTCATTACTACTGTTCGGGAAGTAATTGATGCGATTGCTTTGGGTACGAACCCCTTTTGCATTGCATAAAAGGCTAGGATTGTTGCCAGTTCGGCTATGAGTTTGAATATTCCACCAAAAAGGTTTCCGCGAAGGAAAATAATGGAACACCCGATAAGGGTTGTGTACAATGCTCCGATGGGGCCTGTAAAGAGTAAACTCATCATCATGGGCATTCCGGTTAGATCCCATGAGACTCTGTCGTAAAGTGGAAAAGGTATATCAAAAGGAGGTCCCGGTATTATTTCAAAAACTCCACACAGGCCTGCTAATATGCTGGCAAGTGCGAGTTTTTTGGTATCTAATTTTAGCAAGAGGTTTCACCCGTTAATGGAAGAGGGTGTATGCTAAACCATATTTATATTTTTCTAAAAACAGTATGTCATTTTTGCTAACTATTGTTGGTTTATTTAAAACATTTTCTTTACTGCATTAACACACTGTTTAACAAGCTCACTATTTTTTAGATAAATAACGCGGGAACGTCCAACATCATAAACTCCAACTAAACCCGAGTCTTCTAGCACTCCAATGTGTCTATAAACTGCTGCGTAGTCTTTTTTTAACACTTGGGCAACCGCTTTAATGTGGAGGGGTCGTTGGGTTTCGCTTACTAATTCTATGATTTTTAGTCTTGTTGGGCTACCTAGGGCACTGAATGTTGCAGAAACTTGTTCTAGTTGCTTTTCATCGATCATAATTATTCTAATTTATTGTATATGCATCTAATTTATGACATTTTCGCTAAATATCTTGTACGTGTTGAACA
Encoded here:
- a CDS encoding winged helix-turn-helix domain-containing protein, translating into MIDEKQLEQVSATFSALGSPTRLKIIELVSETQRPLHIKAVAQVLKKDYAAVYRHIGVLEDSGLVGVYDVGRSRVIYLKNSELVKQCVNAVKKMF